The Hymenobacter sp. DG25A nucleotide sequence TCCAGTGCACAAAGGCGTAAACGGCCAGGCCCAGAAAGCCAAACAGCAGCCCGCCCCGCACCCAGGTGGGCAGGTACAGAAAGTACTCCAGCAGGTTGAAAACCAGAAAAAGGGTGAGCAGCAGGCCGCCTGCCACCAGCGCCCCCCGCACCAGCAGATTTAAATAAAACTTGCGCTTAAAGGCCTCCAGCTGCGTGAGTACCTGGGCCAGGGCGCCCGGCTGGGCCGCCATATGCCTTGTAACCAACTCAGTTTCTTTCTCCACCAGCATAAAAACACGCCTGTTCAGGACCGGACAAGATACGCATTATCAGCACTGCCGGCTTATCCGGCGGCCCTTCGCTCAACGACAACACCACAGCCGGTATTTGTTCCCTAGCGCAACTCTACCAGCGCCGGGCAGTGGTCGGAATGCACCGCATCAGTTAACAGACCCGCCCCGCTGATGCGCGGTTGCAGCGCCTGGTCTACTAATAAATGATCCAAGCGCCAGCCCACGTTGCGGGTGCGGGCCCCGCTGCGGTACGTCCACCAGGAATAGTGGCCGGGGGCGTCGCCGTGCACGTGGCGGAAGGAGTCAGTAAAGCCATCGGCCAGGAAGGCGGCAAACCAGGCCCGCTCTTCCGGCGTGAAGCCGGGGCTGTTCTGGTTGGCTTTGGGGTTATGCAGGTCCAGGCCCTGCTGGCAGCAGTTAAAGTCGCCGGCAATAACCAGCGGAGGCGTGCCGGCGGCGCGTAATTGGACTACGTATTCGCGGAAGAACCGCAGCCACTCCAGCTTAAACGATTGCCGCTCCGGCCCGCTGGTGCCCGAGGGCATGTACACGTTCAACACCGAAAAATCATCAAAATCCAGGCGCAGCACGCGCCCCTCGCAGTCATACAGCGGAATTTCGCAGCCGGTAGCTACGTGCCTAGGCTTTTGTTTGCTGAAGGTTGCCACGCCGCTGTAGCCGGGTTTTTCAGCCGGGTGCTGGTACACGTGGTAGCCCAGCACTTCAAATCCCGATACATCCAGCGGCTCGCGCCCGGCCTTAATTTCCTGCAGGCACAGCACATCCGGGTCGGTTTGCTGCACCCAATCCAGCAGGCCCTTGCTCAGGGCTGAACGCAGCCCGTTGACGTTGTAGGAGAGAATTTTCAAGAATGAAAAACTTGAAATGGCTTATAAAAAACGCTTGTCATCCTGAGCTTGCGAAGGACCTTTTCACGTTAGCACGAGTCGTTGTGACGAGTATCGCTCTTACCTGATAAGGTCCTTCGCAAACTCAGGATGACAAGTTTTTTGGAAGGACACAGGTAGAGTGATTTTACTCCTCTTCGCGCAGGAAGGCATCAAAATACTCCAGCATATGCCATTTCAGCATCCGCTCCTGCTCTTTCAGAGTGGAGAACGGCACGGGACGGATGAGCTTGTAATGCGGCCAGCCTTCCTCGTCCACGCTTTCCTGCTCGTAATAGCCCGACAGGCTGAAGAGGCGGCAGGTAGCAATGTGCATCAGGTCCTGCTTCTGCTCTTTGGTGAAGGGGCCGGCGCCCTGGCCCAGCTCCTGCACGCCAATGAGCAGGAGCAGGGCATTCAGGTCGGGCTTTTTGCCGAAACGCTCACGCATCTGGTTCATCAGCTCCCACCAGCGCTGCTCAAATTGGGCTTCGGTTTCCTCGGGGTTCAGCATGACTTAGGCAGTGTGCTCAGCATGGGGCGGCACGGGCGCAGCAGACTCTTCCTTCAGGGCATCCCAGTACTCCACAGCGCGGCGGAAATGGGGAATCACGATGCTGCCCCCGATGAGGTTGGCAATGGCAAAGACTTCATACAACTGCTCGTCGCTGATGCCTTCCTCGTAGCATTTGCCCAGGTGATACTTGATGCAGTCGTCGCAGCGCAGAACCATGGAGCAGGCCAGGCCCAGCATTTCCTTGGTTTTTACGTCCAGGGCACCTTCCTGGTAAGTGTTCGTATCTAGGTTGAAAAAACGCTTGATGACCTTGTTATCGGCCGCCATGATTTTTTCATTCATCCGCTGGCGGTAGTCGTTAAATTCAGAGACGAGGCTCATATAGCTTAGATTAAAAAGACGATGGAAGATGGTAACACGAAAGTAGGCACAAATGCTTCGTTCCCCGGCGAAGAACTGCGGTAGTAAGCCGCCTTTTCCTATCTTCCCAAGGTTGTTATCTACCTTATCTATTGTTGGTGTTATGCCTTTACCCGCTATCTGGCACGACTTCGTTTCCTTGGTTTTTCCGCGCGTATGCCTGGCCTGTGCCGATTCCCTGGCCCGGGGCGAGGAGTATATCTGCACCAGCTGCCGCACCGAGCTGCCCTACACCGATTATCATTTACTGCCGGCTGAGGCCAATCCGCTGACACGACGCTTCTGGGGCAAAGTGCCCGTGCGCCATGCATTCAGCTACTTGCGCTTTCTGCAGCACGGCCGCGTGCAGCACCTACTGCATCAGCTTAAATACCAGGGGCAGCAGGAAGTAGGCCTGGTGCTGGGCCGCTGGTATGGCTATGAGCTGGCTGAAAAAGGCTTCACGCCGGAGTTTGACCTCATTCTGCCGGTGCCCCTGCACCCGCGCAAGCTGGCCAAGCGCGGCTACAACCAGGCCGACTTCTTTGCCGAAGGTTTAGCACAGGGCCTGCAGGTGCCGTGGCTGCCCAACGTATTGCGCCGCACGGAGCACACCAGCTCCCAAACCCGGAAAAACCGCGTGGCGCGCTGGGAAAACGTGGCTTCGGTTTTCGAAGTACCCAACCCGGCTGCGCTGGCCGGGCTACGGGTGCTTTTGGTGGATGATGTGCTGACTACCGGAGCTACCCTGGAAGCCTGTGCCGTGGTGTTATTGGCCGCCGGTTGCCGGGAGGTGAGTATTGCCACCATTGCCACGGCCGACCGCTAACTAAAAGCCACAAAAAAGCCGCTTCCTTTCGGGAGCGGCTTTTTTGTGGTTCAGCTATTGAAACCGAAGATTACTTGTTTGAGCCGGCGTTGATCATGGCGCAACGGAAACCGATAGCAGCGGTAGCCGAGTCCTGAGCCATGAAGCGGCGCGTGCCGGGCGACAGCCAGTAGGCTACGTCTTTCCACGAACCACCTTTGTACACGCGAACCTCGTCATCGATGAGCGACTGGTAGCCTTTCTTGTCGTAGCCTTCTGCCTTATCCAGGTAGCCGTTCCGACGGAAGGGGTTCAGATCTTCTTCATCCTGGAAGGACAGCGGACGGTAGATATCCTGCACCCACTCGTTCACGTTGCCGGCCATGTTGTACAGGCCGTAGTCGTTTGGTGGGTAAGCGTAGATGTATTCCGTAATCATGGCGCCATCGTTCAGGCTGCCGGCAATACCGGCGTAGTCACCGCGGCCGCGCTTGAAGTTAGCCAGGAACTGGCCCTGCTTCTTGCCATACGGGTTCCGCATCTGGCGACCATCCCAGGGATAGATACGCTTGTTTTCCTGGTTTTCGTTGCCAGCCTCCTGGGTACCGATGAGGGCCTGAGCGGCATATTCCCATTCAGCCTCAGTGGGCAGGCGGTAGTTGGGCAGAGTGTTGCCGTTCTCAATAGAAACTTTAGCAGCACCGGTTCCTTCAGCGCCGGCATCAGCAGGAGCAGCGGCGTCGCCACCTTTCTTTTTGCCGAACAGCTTGAAGCCGCCTGATTTCTTACCGGAGCCGTCGCCTTCGCCTACACCCGCCAGCTTCTCGTTCACCTTAGCAGTACGCCAGGTGCAGAAGTCGTTGGCCTGGAGCCAGCTTACGCCCACCACGGGGAAGTAGCGGAAACCGGGGTAACGCAGGTAATAATCCACATAAGGGTCGTTGAACGACAGCTCACGGGCCCATACGGTGGTATCGGGCAAAGCCGACTGATAGAATTCTTCCGCCGAGTCTTTACGGACATAGTGCAAATACTCCAGCCAGTGAATGTTGGCCACCTCGGCTTCATCCATGTAGAAGGAAGCAATGGTTACCGTGCGCTCAATGTTGTCGCGGGTCAT carries:
- a CDS encoding exodeoxyribonuclease III; this translates as MKILSYNVNGLRSALSKGLLDWVQQTDPDVLCLQEIKAGREPLDVSGFEVLGYHVYQHPAEKPGYSGVATFSKQKPRHVATGCEIPLYDCEGRVLRLDFDDFSVLNVYMPSGTSGPERQSFKLEWLRFFREYVVQLRAAGTPPLVIAGDFNCCQQGLDLHNPKANQNSPGFTPEERAWFAAFLADGFTDSFRHVHGDAPGHYSWWTYRSGARTRNVGWRLDHLLVDQALQPRISGAGLLTDAVHSDHCPALVELR
- a CDS encoding carboxymuconolactone decarboxylase family protein; its protein translation is MSLVSEFNDYRQRMNEKIMAADNKVIKRFFNLDTNTYQEGALDVKTKEMLGLACSMVLRCDDCIKYHLGKCYEEGISDEQLYEVFAIANLIGGSIVIPHFRRAVEYWDALKEESAAPVPPHAEHTA
- a CDS encoding ComF family protein — protein: MPLPAIWHDFVSLVFPRVCLACADSLARGEEYICTSCRTELPYTDYHLLPAEANPLTRRFWGKVPVRHAFSYLRFLQHGRVQHLLHQLKYQGQQEVGLVLGRWYGYELAEKGFTPEFDLILPVPLHPRKLAKRGYNQADFFAEGLAQGLQVPWLPNVLRRTEHTSSQTRKNRVARWENVASVFEVPNPAALAGLRVLLVDDVLTTGATLEACAVVLLAAGCREVSIATIATADR
- a CDS encoding SUMF1/EgtB/PvdO family nonheme iron enzyme translates to MNFSKYLRYAAVGAVALASCKGGPPTSTKPGKYSSTTGLEYNTEQGMKVADYQGIPEGPGLVFIEGGRTVLGSAEEDVAMTRDNIERTVTIASFYMDEAEVANIHWLEYLHYVRKDSAEEFYQSALPDTTVWARELSFNDPYVDYYLRYPGFRYFPVVGVSWLQANDFCTWRTAKVNEKLAGVGEGDGSGKKSGGFKLFGKKKGGDAAAPADAGAEGTGAAKVSIENGNTLPNYRLPTEAEWEYAAQALIGTQEAGNENQENKRIYPWDGRQMRNPYGKKQGQFLANFKRGRGDYAGIAGSLNDGAMITEYIYAYPPNDYGLYNMAGNVNEWVQDIYRPLSFQDEEDLNPFRRNGYLDKAEGYDKKGYQSLIDDEVRVYKGGSWKDVAYWLSPGTRRFMAQDSATAAIGFRCAMINAGSNK